A single Cryomorphaceae bacterium DNA region contains:
- a CDS encoding DNA polymerase III subunit delta', with protein MLFSEVIGQEEIKARLIKSVQDGRVAHAQLFTGPSGTGKLPLAIAYAQYLSCTNRGAADSCGECPSCKKYARLEHPDLHFSFPFAATAKVKKPVSSDFLEDWRSFVREEPYGSLFDWLSRLGIENKQGLINVEEAGHILKRLQLKPYESEFKIMVIWMPERMNLSAANKLLKVIEEPPQKTVFIMATEDEEALLGTIRSRTQAVRLKLLSEAEQRSALRHDDELLAQNGAAFVDFIRKAYLAHQKTGDLVLWVDGMAGWGRERLKQFLSYTSRVLRDALMLNYDLSRLQREELQQPGFQLEKFAGFVHGGNIAEILEELNKAEYHIERNANAKIVLLDLGIKLNSLLHRKAAESEA; from the coding sequence GTGTTATTCTCAGAAGTCATTGGCCAAGAAGAGATCAAAGCAAGGCTCATCAAGTCCGTTCAGGACGGTCGTGTAGCCCATGCACAACTCTTCACCGGACCTTCGGGTACCGGAAAGCTGCCCTTGGCTATTGCCTACGCTCAATACTTGAGCTGCACCAATCGCGGTGCTGCGGACAGCTGTGGGGAATGTCCCAGCTGCAAGAAATACGCGCGATTGGAACATCCGGACCTTCATTTTTCCTTTCCCTTTGCAGCCACTGCAAAGGTGAAAAAGCCCGTGTCTTCCGATTTCTTGGAAGATTGGCGAAGCTTTGTCCGCGAAGAACCCTACGGTTCTTTGTTTGACTGGCTATCCCGTTTAGGCATTGAGAACAAACAAGGACTGATCAATGTCGAAGAGGCGGGACACATCTTGAAGCGACTCCAACTCAAACCCTATGAGAGCGAGTTCAAAATCATGGTGATTTGGATGCCGGAACGCATGAATCTGAGCGCTGCAAACAAGCTCCTCAAAGTCATCGAAGAGCCTCCACAAAAAACCGTCTTCATTATGGCGACGGAAGATGAAGAGGCCCTGCTTGGTACCATACGATCTCGAACACAAGCCGTCCGCCTCAAACTGCTCAGCGAAGCCGAACAGCGCAGTGCCTTACGGCACGATGACGAACTCCTCGCTCAAAACGGCGCGGCATTCGTCGACTTCATCCGAAAGGCCTATTTGGCGCATCAAAAGACCGGTGATCTTGTGCTCTGGGTTGATGGAATGGCCGGTTGGGGCCGAGAACGTCTCAAGCAATTTTTGAGCTACACTTCACGTGTACTGCGCGATGCCCTTATGCTGAATTACGATCTATCGCGACTTCAACGCGAGGAGCTGCAGCAACCCGGATTTCAACTCGAGAAATTTGCCGGCTTTGTACACGGGGGCAACATCGCTGAAATTTTGGAGGAGCTCAACAAAGCGGAATACCACATCGAGCGCAATGCCAACGCCAAGATTGTCCTGCTCGACTTGGGCATCAAGCTCAACTCCCTTCTTCACCGCAAAGCGGCCGAATCGGAAGCGTAA
- a CDS encoding gliding motility lipoprotein GldH: MARNRLFLFLTAVLIWGSSCDRSRVYESYRAVGTEGWHLDSTMTFPLELEQGAATFDGYLALRVNTSYPYQNLYIFVDQRFDDGSSRLDTVNFRMAAPNGKLLGKGSGAVKEFRLPVFKDNDLPRPGNYEIRFTHGMRDTQLVGIEDVGFRLALHNEDS, from the coding sequence ATGGCAAGAAATAGGCTTTTTCTTTTTTTGACCGCTGTGCTGATCTGGGGGAGCTCATGTGATCGGTCTCGGGTGTATGAGAGCTATCGTGCCGTAGGCACAGAAGGCTGGCATTTAGACAGTACCATGACCTTTCCACTAGAACTGGAGCAAGGGGCAGCGACCTTCGACGGATACTTGGCATTGCGCGTTAACACCAGCTATCCCTATCAAAACCTGTACATCTTTGTCGACCAGCGTTTCGATGATGGGTCTAGCCGTCTCGATACGGTCAACTTCCGAATGGCCGCGCCCAATGGGAAGCTGCTGGGGAAAGGTTCCGGTGCGGTTAAGGAGTTTCGTTTACCCGTCTTCAAAGACAATGACCTTCCCCGCCCCGGGAATTATGAAATTCGCTTCACTCATGGGATGCGCGATACACAATTGGTGGGCATTGAGGACGTTGGATTTAGGTTAGCTTTGCATAACGAAGATTCCTAA
- a CDS encoding CvpA family protein has translation METLDIILLLPLVWGAYRGFRNGFIIELCTLAALILGIWGAIHFSDWVAEYLVQNIDIERKYLPMTSFAITFLGIVIAINLLAKLLTTLLKAVALNGINRLVGLAFGVLKWSFLLSVLLFLWRPVQEGSWNWPSRADREASLLYKPMANLAPTFFPYLEELDWRSWWEREFDKVKDDVDDVLEEL, from the coding sequence GTGGAAACGCTGGATATCATACTTCTTTTACCCTTGGTGTGGGGAGCCTATCGCGGCTTCCGCAATGGCTTCATCATTGAGCTTTGCACCTTGGCCGCTTTGATTCTCGGTATATGGGGCGCCATTCACTTCTCGGACTGGGTAGCGGAATACCTGGTTCAGAACATCGACATCGAGCGCAAGTACTTGCCCATGACCAGCTTTGCCATCACCTTTTTGGGGATTGTCATTGCCATCAACCTCCTCGCCAAGCTTCTGACCACCTTGTTGAAGGCCGTTGCCCTCAACGGCATTAACCGCTTGGTCGGATTGGCCTTCGGCGTCTTGAAATGGAGTTTTCTTTTGAGCGTACTGCTCTTTTTGTGGCGTCCGGTGCAAGAAGGAAGTTGGAATTGGCCCTCACGGGCCGATCGCGAAGCCAGCCTGCTTTATAAGCCCATGGCCAACCTAGCCCCAACCTTCTTCCCCTACTTGGAGGAATTGGATTGGCGCTCCTGGTGGGAACGCGAGTTCGATAAGGTGAAAGACGACGTGGACGACGTTCTTGAGGAGCTTTAG
- a CDS encoding GNAT family N-acetyltransferase, producing the protein MTWPLHTERCQLRPMTLADREEVFAYRGDRETNRYQGWIPDTLEDVDTWIGKRPPEINTPGTWFQLVIELNGEIIGDIGMNFPEGAETNITLGCTLAKAHQGKGLAKECLLHVMAFAQQELQKSRATAWILPANHPSIRLFEGLGFELEEEGELLKYFRKLPV; encoded by the coding sequence ATGACCTGGCCCCTTCATACGGAACGATGTCAGCTGCGCCCCATGACCCTGGCCGATCGCGAGGAAGTTTTTGCCTATCGCGGTGACCGGGAAACCAATCGCTATCAGGGGTGGATTCCCGACACATTGGAAGATGTGGATACTTGGATAGGCAAGCGCCCTCCCGAAATCAACACTCCGGGGACTTGGTTTCAGCTGGTCATTGAGCTCAACGGAGAGATCATTGGGGACATCGGCATGAACTTTCCCGAAGGCGCAGAGACGAACATCACCTTAGGCTGCACCTTAGCGAAAGCCCATCAAGGTAAAGGCCTGGCCAAAGAATGTTTGTTGCACGTCATGGCTTTTGCCCAACAGGAGCTCCAAAAATCCAGAGCCACCGCCTGGATTCTGCCGGCCAACCACCCGTCCATTCGCCTCTTCGAAGGTCTAGGATTCGAATTGGAGGAAGAAGGTGAACTCTTGAAGTATTTTCGCAAATTGCCGGTATGA
- a CDS encoding FAD-dependent oxidoreductase produces the protein MTREEFLKKMGLISLAAPILPSWLMSCTGSSLEVSPFQTAFNGKVLIVGAGAAGMTAAYLLQRAGVEYELIEASGRFGGRLKRDTSLADFPIDLGAEWIHTSPTVLSDILQDGDAGGSIEYITYNPQTIQLYKDGEIKDRNFASNFYSEWKFKRTTWYGFFERYMIPLIEAKTVFNAPVAKIDQSGGSVVITDDNGQTYTGDKALVTIPIKVLQDAPPTFIPAMPTATRDAIDSIFMGDGLKVFIEFQERFYPDLLMVGSVWEALSNDEKVYYDAAFRKNSNRNILGLFSVNEPAGAFTQLGSDQAIIDAVLAELDEMFDGQASEHYLNHVIQNWSAEPYIRGAYSYGYDNNFNDTIDALAAPIGDHIYLAGEAVNKDNSSTAHGAAESAYDQLERMLNG, from the coding sequence ATGACAAGAGAAGAGTTTTTGAAGAAAATGGGGCTGATCAGCCTCGCCGCACCGATACTTCCTTCTTGGCTGATGAGCTGCACGGGCAGTTCTTTGGAAGTATCTCCTTTCCAAACCGCCTTTAATGGGAAGGTCCTGATTGTCGGGGCCGGAGCCGCAGGGATGACCGCTGCTTATTTGCTGCAACGGGCCGGGGTGGAGTATGAGCTCATTGAGGCTTCGGGCCGATTCGGAGGCCGTTTAAAGCGAGACACGAGCTTGGCCGATTTCCCTATTGACCTCGGCGCAGAGTGGATTCACACTTCGCCAACGGTGCTGTCTGATATTCTACAAGATGGAGATGCTGGGGGGTCCATCGAGTACATCACCTACAATCCTCAGACCATTCAGCTGTACAAAGACGGAGAAATCAAGGACCGCAATTTCGCCAGCAATTTCTACAGCGAGTGGAAATTCAAAAGAACCACCTGGTACGGGTTTTTTGAGCGCTACATGATTCCTCTGATCGAGGCCAAAACGGTGTTCAACGCCCCGGTGGCCAAAATCGATCAAAGTGGCGGTTCCGTGGTGATCACCGACGATAATGGCCAGACCTACACCGGAGACAAAGCCCTTGTGACCATTCCCATCAAAGTGCTACAAGACGCTCCACCGACCTTTATACCCGCCATGCCCACAGCAACTCGAGATGCCATCGACAGTATTTTCATGGGCGATGGCCTCAAGGTCTTCATTGAATTCCAAGAGCGATTTTATCCGGATTTACTCATGGTTGGAAGTGTCTGGGAAGCCCTCTCCAATGACGAAAAGGTCTATTACGACGCGGCCTTTAGAAAAAACTCCAACCGGAATATTCTGGGTCTCTTTTCTGTCAATGAACCGGCGGGAGCCTTCACCCAGCTCGGATCGGACCAAGCCATTATTGACGCCGTGCTGGCCGAACTCGACGAGATGTTCGACGGCCAGGCCAGTGAGCACTACCTCAACCACGTCATTCAAAACTGGTCGGCTGAGCCCTACATTCGAGGCGCGTACAGCTATGGGTACGACAACAACTTCAACGACACCATAGACGCCCTGGCCGCGCCCATTGGCGACCACATCTACCTCGCCGGCGAAGCCGTCAACAAAGACAATTCCTCTACAGCGCATGGTGCCGCAGAATCCGCTTATGATCAGCTCGAACGCATGCTGAACGGATAA
- a CDS encoding transglycosylase domain-containing protein: MAESKGSRRKLLRWFWILAISPIVLVTLIMFMTSWGWFGPLPTVEELENPKNYLASEIISSDGEVIGKYFLENRTHVRYEELSPYLPQALIATEDERYLSHSGIDFRGLARAVAKLGQSGGASTITQQLAKMLFTEDVASSQFTRVFQKFKEWIIAVELERRYTKEEIMVMYLNRYDFLNLAVGIESAAQIYFNTSVDSLDVIESATLVGMLQNSSFYNPRRWPERVEKRRNTVLGQMVRNEFLSREEADSLMAIPLELDYQRAGHNAGLAPYFREYLRAFMRDWIKKNPKPDGTPYNLYTDGLKIYTTLDSRMQQYAEESMRAHMSNLQRVFYKHWEGRTNAPFQDLSSADIDRLMRQAMRRSERYRIARKNELPADSIELQFNTPREMRVFSWEGNIDTVMTPMDSIAYYKWFLQMGMLSMDPTTGFIKAWVGGIDHDHFKYDHVKLGKRQVGSTFKPFVYVTAIDQKKYSPCYKVPNVPVRFEKEEWGLLKDWQPKNSDDEYGGELSLKQGLAESVNTVTAYLMKQVGPKPVIEMARNLGVEGEIPEQPAICLGTPDLSLYEMVGAYGTFANSGIYTEPTAILRIEDKYGVVLAEFNPMTREVMSAETAYTSVNLLQGVTEYGTGVRLRTKYGNYSYINDVVTGYPYGFENPIAGKTGTTQNHSDGWFMGMVPNLVTGVWVGAEDRGAHFRSIAYGQGATMALPIWAMYMKKCYEDAGLDVSKEDFPVPEAGVGIQLDCDVYDQQQKTNNVNFDEIEF, from the coding sequence ATGGCCGAGTCAAAAGGGAGTAGGCGCAAGCTTCTCAGATGGTTCTGGATTTTGGCGATTTCGCCGATCGTTTTGGTTACCCTGATCATGTTTATGACCAGTTGGGGGTGGTTTGGACCATTGCCCACGGTCGAGGAGTTGGAAAACCCCAAGAACTACTTGGCGAGCGAAATCATCTCTTCAGACGGAGAGGTCATTGGGAAGTACTTTTTGGAAAACCGCACCCATGTTCGCTATGAAGAGCTTTCTCCTTATCTGCCTCAGGCACTCATCGCCACCGAGGATGAGCGTTATCTCAGCCACAGCGGAATTGACTTTCGGGGGCTCGCAAGGGCTGTTGCTAAGTTGGGTCAATCCGGAGGAGCGAGTACCATTACACAGCAGTTGGCCAAGATGCTCTTTACGGAGGATGTAGCCAGCAGTCAATTTACGCGGGTCTTTCAAAAATTTAAGGAGTGGATCATCGCCGTAGAGCTGGAGCGAAGGTACACGAAGGAGGAAATCATGGTCATGTATTTGAACCGCTACGACTTCCTCAATCTGGCCGTCGGAATTGAATCGGCTGCGCAGATCTACTTCAACACTTCAGTAGACAGCTTGGATGTTATTGAGTCGGCCACCTTGGTGGGGATGCTTCAAAACTCCTCATTTTACAATCCGCGACGTTGGCCTGAACGTGTAGAAAAACGGCGCAATACGGTTTTGGGCCAAATGGTTCGCAATGAATTCTTGTCGCGTGAAGAGGCCGATAGCTTGATGGCCATTCCATTGGAGTTGGACTACCAACGCGCTGGACACAATGCGGGATTGGCCCCCTATTTCCGAGAGTACTTGAGGGCCTTCATGCGCGACTGGATCAAGAAAAACCCCAAACCCGATGGAACGCCGTACAATCTGTACACAGACGGGCTAAAGATTTACACCACACTGGATTCGCGGATGCAGCAGTATGCGGAGGAGTCCATGCGCGCGCACATGAGCAACCTCCAACGCGTGTTCTATAAGCACTGGGAAGGAAGGACGAATGCACCTTTCCAGGACTTGAGCTCGGCGGATATTGACCGTTTGATGCGTCAAGCGATGCGCCGTTCAGAGCGGTACCGCATAGCCCGAAAGAACGAGCTTCCCGCAGACAGCATCGAGCTGCAGTTCAATACGCCCCGCGAAATGAGGGTGTTTTCTTGGGAGGGAAACATCGATACAGTCATGACGCCGATGGACTCCATCGCCTACTACAAGTGGTTCCTCCAAATGGGGATGTTGAGTATGGATCCTACAACGGGCTTCATCAAAGCTTGGGTTGGAGGGATTGATCACGATCATTTCAAATACGACCACGTCAAGTTGGGTAAGCGTCAGGTGGGATCCACCTTTAAGCCCTTCGTTTACGTGACCGCCATTGATCAGAAGAAGTACAGTCCCTGCTACAAGGTGCCCAATGTTCCGGTGCGCTTTGAGAAAGAGGAATGGGGCTTGCTCAAGGATTGGCAACCAAAGAATTCAGATGATGAATACGGAGGTGAACTTTCCTTGAAGCAAGGATTGGCGGAATCCGTGAATACGGTCACCGCCTATTTGATGAAGCAGGTGGGACCGAAGCCCGTCATCGAGATGGCGCGTAACCTGGGGGTTGAAGGAGAAATTCCTGAGCAACCTGCCATCTGCTTGGGAACACCCGATTTGAGTCTGTACGAAATGGTCGGTGCTTATGGAACTTTTGCCAACAGCGGAATTTACACAGAGCCCACAGCTATCCTGCGCATTGAGGACAAGTACGGTGTCGTACTGGCCGAGTTTAATCCCATGACTCGTGAAGTAATGAGTGCTGAGACCGCCTACACTTCCGTGAATTTATTGCAAGGAGTTACTGAATACGGAACAGGGGTTCGCTTGCGGACTAAGTACGGGAATTACAGCTATATCAACGATGTGGTGACCGGCTACCCCTATGGTTTTGAAAACCCGATTGCGGGAAAGACGGGGACCACACAAAACCACAGCGACGGTTGGTTTATGGGCATGGTTCCTAACCTTGTGACCGGGGTTTGGGTCGGTGCAGAAGACCGCGGAGCACACTTTCGGAGCATTGCCTACGGGCAAGGTGCGACCATGGCCCTCCCCATTTGGGCGATGTATATGAAGAAATGTTATGAGGATGCGGGTCTTGATGTATCGAAAGAGGACTTCCCCGTTCCTGAGGCAGGTGTTGGGATTCAGCTGGACTGCGATGTCTACGACCAGCAGCAGAAGACCAATAATGTTAACTTTGATGAAATCGAGTTTTAA